In Methanoregula sp., the sequence GGGTCATCTTCCGGTCCTGCACGAGCGCAACCGCAGCCGCATTCGGGACCGGGATATCGAGATAGAACTGCTCGCCGGGAATTCCCGCAACAAGGCCATCGAGAATCCGTTCAGCGGTTGCCCGATCACGGGCGAAGAGCGGACCGATCTTGTGGCCCGTGTGACAGACCCGCCGCACACCATACCCTACGATTTTCCCGTCACGGTCCAGCTGTGCCAGACCATAATGCTCCTTCTGCCGGATCCAGCACCGGAGGAACCGCTCGCGACGGGCCGGGAAGTGCGCCGCGTCATAGTCAGCCAGCGTGTCGAAATCCACATCACGTATCGGGGTGAGTCCCGCTGGCATTGCACCCCCGCCGACACCCTCGTACCGGGCATTGTTGTAGTGCAGGAAAAGGCCGCCGCTCTTCTCGTAATTGGCCACCATTGCGACCACGCCATCACAGCCCACAACGCGGGTGCCGGCATGCTGCATTGCGTACCGGTAGAGCTGCATCCCTATCCCCTTTGCACGGTAGGCCGGGTCGACGACAAAGAAGCCGTAAAACGAGAACCGGTCATCGTAGTTGACCACCGAAACCGTGCCCACGATCTTGCCGTCTGTTTCCGCACAGAAAAACCCCCCCGGATCAACGGCAGAGAAACATTCCGCATCAGAAAGACCGGGGTTCCAGCCCTCGTTCGCAGCCCACGCTACTGCGACAGCAACTTCCTCTCTTTTCATCACCCGGAACTGAATGCCAGCCATTTTCCTATTCTCCTGTTACGGTTATTGGCAGGAAAGCTACATACACATGACGGTTTTTGACGGGGCCGGCGCATTTTTAAAATCCGAAAAAAATAGGGGGTCAAGGGGATGCTCCCCTTGGGCTGCCTCCCCCTCTGGGGGAGAGAGGGGGTCACCCTCCTTACACCCGTAGTGAATAAACGAACAATAAGAGAAATCGGGTTTCAACGAAATCGAAAAATCCAAAAAAAGAAGTTATCGGATCGCCCTACATCGCATTGATCAGCGATCTGCGGGTGATGAGACCGAAGAGTTTGCCCTTGTCCATCACTGCTATCGAGCTGATGTTCTTTTTTACCATCGTATCGATAACCCCGGAGACGGTAGCCGTACGTTCCACTGATAAGAGCGGAGCGCTCATGATGTCCTTGACAAGCAGGTTCCGGATCCGGTGGTCCTGGTGGTTGTCATCAACCGATTCGCGGAACTTGCGCATCGCAACCGCTACATCCGTCTCGGTGACAATGCCGGTGAACTTATCGTGCTCCGTAACCACGAACCGGGTGATGTTGTCATCCAGCATCCGGCGCCGCAGGTGGACTACCCGTTCGTTTGCTTCGATGGTGACGGCCTTTTCTACCACATCATCCATCCCGTTCTCCGGCTTGACTTTCTTGAGCAGGTCAACGGCACTAACCTGGCCGATGAGTTTGTGATCCCCGTCATATACCACAACCAGTTTGTAGCGCTGGAGCAGGGGGACGAGCACATTGACACTCTCATCAGGATAGACACTGGTGAAGTCTTCCTCAATTACACTTGATACATGGATTGAAGTCGGGGCGATATCGGAGTTCTGCTTGCTCCCCAGCTTCGCGGCGATTGCCTGCCTGGATACGGTGCCGATTACAGAGTTATTATTAACGGCTATCAGGGGGTCGATCCCTTCTGCCAGCATCTTATCGAGCGCTTCGGTGATCTTGGCCGATTTGGCTATGGTAGTCGGTTTTACCATTACATCTTTGATAAAAACTTCTTTTGTCATTTCGCCACTTCCTTTATAATATCATCGCGTTTTATGATCCCGGAAATCGTGTTGTTCTCCATGACAACAAGGCTGTTGACATGATGTCTGTCCATCAGTGCGATAGCGTCGGGGAGCCGGGTTTTTGCAGGTACCGTGATCACGGGACTGGTCATCACGTCTTCTGCAGTCACCGAGGCGACCATGAGCGAGCCCTGCCCGCCTGCCCCGTCCGCTTTGTCACGTCTCGTTATTGCTACGTCTTTTCCAACCACACCTGAAATCTTGGGCTCATCTTCATAGAATGCAAGGTTCGTTTCCGTGATGATTCCGGCAGGCTTGCCATCATCGTCCATCACCAGCACCTTGTCATTGCGTTCCCGCATCACGCTGATCACATGATCGAGCGAATGGTAGCGGCTGACCGTCACCACATCCTCCATCACGTCCCGGACCGGGAGGCTCAGGCGCCGGACAAGGACGGATTTCATCAGATCAGTCTTGGTGATGATCCCCACAACGGATCCTGCTTCAACCACCGGAACGCTGCTGATATTCTTCTCGGTAAACAGCTTAGCGATCTTCTCGATCCCGGTACCGGGATCGACAGTCACGGGGTTTTCAGTGGCAAGGGCGCCCACCGGGATCCGGTCGAGCGGGCGCCGCCTCCATGCCGGTTCGCCCTGCTTCAGGCGGTAGGCAATATCCTTTTTTGTGAGTATTCCGGTCAGTTTCTGCTCTTCCATGACCAGGATGCGGGATATCTTGTGCCGCACCATCAGGTTCCGGGCATGGGCTACGGTTGCGTCAGGAGAGATGAAAAAGACCGGTGCGGTCATTACGTCGCGTGCGAACATGGCAGTCATCCCCTCGCAAATGCCCGGACCAGATCGAACT encodes:
- a CDS encoding GNAT family N-acetyltransferase; the encoded protein is MAGIQFRVMKREEVAVAVAWAANEGWNPGLSDAECFSAVDPGGFFCAETDGKIVGTVSVVNYDDRFSFYGFFVVDPAYRAKGIGMQLYRYAMQHAGTRVVGCDGVVAMVANYEKSGGLFLHYNNARYEGVGGGAMPAGLTPIRDVDFDTLADYDAAHFPARRERFLRCWIRQKEHYGLAQLDRDGKIVGYGVRRVCHTGHKIGPLFARDRATAERILDGLVAGIPGEQFYLDIPVPNAAAVALVQDRKMTPVFYTARLYTSPDPVPLLLDEIFGVTTFELG
- a CDS encoding CBS domain-containing protein; this encodes MFARDVMTAPVFFISPDATVAHARNLMVRHKISRILVMEEQKLTGILTKKDIAYRLKQGEPAWRRRPLDRIPVGALATENPVTVDPGTGIEKIAKLFTEKNISSVPVVEAGSVVGIITKTDLMKSVLVRRLSLPVRDVMEDVVTVSRYHSLDHVISVMRERNDKVLVMDDDGKPAGIITETNLAFYEDEPKISGVVGKDVAITRRDKADGAGGQGSLMVASVTAEDVMTSPVITVPAKTRLPDAIALMDRHHVNSLVVMENNTISGIIKRDDIIKEVAK
- a CDS encoding CBS domain-containing protein, whose translation is MTKEVFIKDVMVKPTTIAKSAKITEALDKMLAEGIDPLIAVNNNSVIGTVSRQAIAAKLGSKQNSDIAPTSIHVSSVIEEDFTSVYPDESVNVLVPLLQRYKLVVVYDGDHKLIGQVSAVDLLKKVKPENGMDDVVEKAVTIEANERVVHLRRRMLDDNITRFVVTEHDKFTGIVTETDVAVAMRKFRESVDDNHQDHRIRNLLVKDIMSAPLLSVERTATVSGVIDTMVKKNISSIAVMDKGKLFGLITRRSLINAM